Proteins from a single region of Vicia villosa cultivar HV-30 ecotype Madison, WI unplaced genomic scaffold, Vvil1.0 ctg.000650F_1_1_1, whole genome shotgun sequence:
- the LOC131630148 gene encoding uncharacterized protein LOC131630148, which yields MLIAIVTESEIHKALKKISDITAPGSDGCGAKLFKATWNIVKSNILKAVHDFFENGILYKAVNNTLVTIIPKHSTTCQHIQDHIMLAYELIRAYNAKNGPPRCILQMDIKKAYDSVKWIEMEDIMAELSFPNKFIRWTMNMVKTVSCRYKMNNCVFDNLQAKRVLRQAILAASCRH from the exons ATGCTTATTGCCATTGTGACAGAAAGTGAGATACATAAGGCCTTGAAAAAAATCAGTGATATCACTGCTCCTGGGAGTGATGGTTGTGGGGCCAAATTATTTAAGGCCACATGGAATATAGTCAAATCTAATATATTAAAGGCAGTGCATGATTTCTTTGAGAATGGGATATTATACAAAGCAGTGAATAACACTTTGGTGACCATTATCCCTAAACATTCTACAACTT GTCAGCATATACAAGACCACATTATGCTTGCCTATGAGTTGATTAGGGCGTATAATGCTAAGAATGGACCTCCTAGGTGTATTCTCCAAATGGATATAAAGAAGGCCTATGACAGTGTGAAGTGGATAGAAATGGAAGATATCATGGCTGAGCTTAGCTTCCCCAACAAGTTCATCAGGTGGACCATGAATATGGTAAAGACTGTCTCATGCAGGTATAAAATGAACAATTGTGTATTTGATAATCTGCAAGCTAAAAGAGTCTTGAGACAAGCTATACTAGCTGCAAGTTGTAGACATTAG